CGGCGGCACCGTCCGCTCGACGCGGTCCTGCCTGCTGCAGGTCTGGGTGGCCAACGACGTCGACCACCGGCTGGAGACGACGAAGCTGGCGGCGATCATGCGGGTCGCCGCCCCGCTGCTGGAAAGCGACGACCTGCCGGTGGAGGTCGAGTACGAGGAGGGGGTGCTCTCCCAGTATCCGCTCGGCGGCATGGAGATCACGCCGTCGGGCCTGCTGTTTCACCTCGGCACCAAGCACACCGCCTGCCTGGCACCGGAAAAGTGCAAGGTCGGCGACACGGGCTGCTGCTGAGCCGACAGCCCAGCGGCAGCGGGAAAAGCACCGGCTGTTCGCCTGATGCACGGAAGCGAGACCCCATGGCCTACACGCTCGGCAATCTCGACGCCCTCGAGGCGGAGGCGATCCACGTCATCCGCGAGGTGGCCGTGGAGTTCGAGAACCCGGTGCTGCTGTACTCGATCGGCAAGGACTCGATGTGCATGCTGCACGTCGCCCGCAAGGCGTTCGCCCCCGCGCCGTTGCCCTTCCCCCTCCTGCACATCGACACGACGTGGAACTTCCGGGAGATGATCGCCTTCCGCGACCGGTACTGCGCCGAGCAACGGCTCCGGCTGCTGGTGCACGTCAACGAGAAGGCGATCGCAGCCGGGATGAACCCGTTCGACTTTCCCAGCAACGTCTACACGCCGACGATGAACACGCATCCGCTCATCGAGGCCCTCTCGCTGCGCCGCTTCGACGCCGCCCTCGGCGGCGGCCGGCGGGACGAGGAGAAGTCGCGGGCCAAGGAGCGGGTGTTCTCCTTTCGCGACGCCCACCACCAGTGGCATCCCAAGAACCAGCGGCCCGAACTCTGGAACCTGTACAACGCCCGCGTCCACCGCGGCGAGAGCATCCGCGTGTTCCCGCTCTCCAACTGGACCGAGTTCGACATCTGGCAGTACATCCACCGCGAGGAAATCCCGCCCGCTCGTGCCGCTGTACTTCGCGGCCGACCGGCCGGTCGTCGACCGCGACGGCCAGTGGATCATGGTCGATGACGACCGGTTCCGGCTCTTGCCCGGCGAGGTGCCGGTCGTGAAGCGCGTCCGCTTCCGCACGATGGGCGACTACCCACTGACTGCCGCCCACGAGTCGACGGCCACCACCGTGCCGGAGATCATCGCGGAGATGCTCCTCACCCGCACCAGCGAGCGGCAGGGCAGGCTCATCGACAAGGACGAGGCCGGATCGATGGAGAAGAAGAAACGCGAGGGCTACTTTTGAGGGAATCGGGGACGGGAGCGAATTTCCCGAACAATCCGCTCCCGTCCCCGATTCCCGCCAACTCAGTGCCGGACGTAATTCTCGCCGCGGACCACCTGCACGTCGGTCAGCCAGGCGATGCAGGCGT
The nucleotide sequence above comes from Planctomycetia bacterium. Encoded proteins:
- a CDS encoding hypothetical protein (possible pseudo, frameshifted) — protein: MAYTLGNLDALEAEAIHVIREVAVEFENPVLLYSIGKDSMCMLHVARKAFAPAPLPFPLLHIDTTWNFREMIAFRDRYCAEQRLRLLVHVNEKAIAAGMNPFDFPSNVYTPTMNTHPLIEALSLRRFDAALGGGRRDEEKSRAKERVFSFRDAHHQWHPKNQRPELWNLYNARVHRGESIRVFPLSNWTEFDIWQYIHREEIPPARAAVLRGRPAGRRPRRPVDHGR
- a CDS encoding hypothetical protein (possible pseudo, frameshifted); this translates as MPLYFAADRPVVDRDGQWIMVDDDRFRLLPGEVPVVKRVRFRTMGDYPLTAAHESTATTVPEIIAEMLLTRTSERQGRLIDKDEAGSMEKKKREGYF